tgttaaaaaaataaaaaaataaaaaaaacctaatgaaCCACTTTATGGGATGGCATTGGCATTGTTTTGTGGTAGGTTTCCCTCAACCCTGGCTTGCCCCAAATGAGCTCTTCAATACTTAATAATCCCTAACTTGTGTACAATTCTGGCCACTAGAAATTAGAATCTAAGATCTGGTTCTGATCAAACCCCTGTACTAATTTTCCACAAGTTCataaatttctctttttgtttctctttgaaATTGGAAAATCTTATTTGGGTTCAAGGAAAATGTAAGCAAAGAGAGCGTTGGTTATTGCCTCTGTGACATTTGTTTGGTAATTGACAATTTGTATCTATTAGTGTTCATTGATTTTTgccattttatattttaattgacaatagcatatatttaaatatatatatatatatatatatatatatatttatttatcttgaTTAATTAGttgcattttttaaattaaaaatattcaaagaAAAGCAAAACACCGTAGTTTTCAAATACTTTATGCCAATTCCCCTAACAAAACTAGAGGATGcaagttataattttttctcttttttatttatgtataattcttttattttattttatgattgtAAAAAATGTTGGGGGTAATTTGCAAGAGTAGTATTATTGTTAGCAACTATTTTTTTAGTTGGCATGTTTTGGAAACATTTTAacaaactagcatctcgagcaTTAAAGGGTCGAGATCAGTGACAAAAATCGAATCCTTCAAACTCAAGTTCAAATCTGATGTGGAAGAAAAAAGCCACATGGAAATTGAGGTTGTAAAGACTTGAGTTCCATAGAGATGAGAAGAAGAACGAAGAAGGAAACCCAACAGAACAAAGAATATAAACCCagagcaaagaagaagaaacctaGAACATCACAAACCCACatggaatttttttcaaaaaaaaaaaaaaaaacccaaccttAATAATGAAGTTGTGGACTGATTTGGCCTGGGACTGTTTAGTCGTTGCCCAAATTGATCGAAAATCAAACGACAAGGGCCTCGAATAAATGGGTCCCAAAACGAAGAAGAAGCCCAGTAGAAGAAGAACAGAATGAAGATGAAGACGAAGAAAAAATCTTAGGAAAATGAAGAAACCCAGAACGAAGGAACACGGTATTTCTTATTGAAGGTAGAGACTCGAGCTCCACGTGGATTTTTTTCTTCCGCCTTAGATTGGAAATCAAGTTTTATAGACTCGAGTTTCACActgaactcgagtttcaaagactcgagatgctagtttgtTTTGCAAACTtgacaactaactaaaatatttcaaaattaatgataaatgcaaaagaaattcaaaatgcTGGTTAACAGGGAGAAGGAGAAAAGACAAAAGTACCTACGTCCCATGAAGGTTATCAAAGTGGTGCACATAGCAAGCCCCATGAAGGTTAAGACTAGTGCCTCAAAGTTCAGGGACCTTGTTCAGGAGCTTACTGGTCAAGACTCAGACACAGCAAGGTATATGGAGGTTAATGGTGGTGATAATCAAGGTTCATTTACCTTTTCTGACCAACAATTGGGGGTTGATATTAATGATGGGGTGTCTAATAAGTTGCCTTTGTCAAATTCCTGTGGTGAGTTTTTGCCTTACTCAGAGTCTTATTTCAAGCCATTTAATGAACATCTTCAGTTTGATGTGCTTGGAAGCTTGGGTCCAATCTAAAAATGTTGTATAagctttatttttagttttaaggtATGAGTTTAATTACACTTGTGTATGTAacaaatcatattaattttaatactAATATTTAAGATTTTAGCTCAGCCTAGTGTTTGATGACTTGCTCTTCTCTTTGGTGATAGATTAATTGAGgatgtgttttgaaaatttgaagcAGTTCATATAACTGGCCAGAAATAAcctcctcaaaataaaaaataaaagaaagaaatatttcataaaaaaacccacaaaaaaagaaaaaaagaaaaaaaaaaagaaacagaaaacaaaatatacctaggcagttttttctttgtttgttatggttttgGGAGAAGAGATGGCTGTTCTAAAGTGGTTTCAAAACGAGGTAACAGTTCAACAAatgattttcactttttttttctttttgacagGAGATAGTAGAGGAGTTTATAATATTCAAGGTTTTTCTGGTATTGAGTGTTACAATTGATAATCTATAACTAGTATCTTGAATGATCTTAAATCttattttcattctcaaaaaaaaaaaaatcttaaagcTTAATTGTGAATTATCTTATTTGAACGATCTTAAAGCTTATTTATGCCTGTTGTTTAGCACTGTTTCTTCTTTGCCTTTAACTTCTATTCTTCAACTTTTTCTTGCTTATCATTCTGATAAGAAATGAAAGAATTCCATCCCTTCGAGACACGCTTGCAGAAAGGTCCTTGCAAAACAATCGTGACTAAATTGCAGTTGAGATATCAACATTAAAGAAAGGAATGTCCGCTACTTCCATTGCTAGAATTCTCTGAACACAAATGTAGTTCAAATGTTTAGCTGATAAGCAAAAAAGATTCAAAGAAATTATTAACTCACTCGTTCATAAATGAAAAGTAAACATTAAGAAGTTCATAAACAGAAACTCAAGCTAGAACACACACATGCATGCGTGCACACAACAAATAATCATAGGTTACAAAAATCTTATTGTAGAGATTAGGATTTGAACTGTTTTTTTGTTGAAGTAGTAAGAAGAAATTTTCAGATAAATTGTGTATATAAAGCTGTAAACTTTCAAGAAAAAactgtaaaaacaaaaactttgttCAACAAATTaccattcaaattaaaataaataaataaactagcTCAGCAACAATAGATTCAAACCCGAGATCAAagttaagaataaaaaataaattaccttAGCAATGGAGAGAGAGTGCTAGGAACCTAGCCAAGTTTCAGAGCACTGTCCAGATCGCGCCACCTTACCGCCCAAATCACGCCGCCTATTATTCTtactttaaataatattttttcctcCTTCTATTATTATTGTTCCTAAGGAAATTGGTTTTTAATTTGGAAGTTACATTTGCCCAATTGTGCCAATGCTTATGTAAAAACATTATTAAGATATTTGGCATTATTTCAAAACCGATGGAAGATGCACATAAATGTATTATGAAGATAATggattatttgttttgtttttattaacttataaGGTCTTAATTGTTATAgtttaacttatttttcaaaatagagaGAACATATTAACCGACACTTCAAACACCAACCCCATACCTATACTTGAAGTATAGCATCAACTATAGTTAAGtgtaggggtgtccacgggttggtccgggtcgggtttatGCCCAACTTGCAACTGACCCGCTTACATCGGGTGGCCGATCTAACGACCCACCGCCAACCGTCAACGACCTTGAGTCGAGTTGGATCAGTTTCTAGTGGACGACGATCGGGTCGGTGGGCCTCGGTACTGAGGTAAACCACGGAATCTTTGCTGGATTGAAGCTCAAAACCACCGCACAAGCCCAGATTTCAGAGAAAATCACAAGATCTAAGCAAAAATTGAAGCACAAAGCATTATATCAAGCCCAAATTTGAGCAAAAGCACCACATCAAGCAAGAATCAAAGTAAAAATCAAGCCCAGATCTGAgcaaaatcaaagcaaaagcaCCACATCAAGCTGGATCTAAGTAAAAATCGAGCAAAATCTTCATCTCCCCGCCGGATCTAAGCAAGAAAACCAAGATCTTCACTGAATCTAACCAAAAACTACCAAACTTCTCACTGGAATATCGATGAATCTGAACGGATTTGGGTAAAACCGGCGTTCTTTCTTCGCTTTTGTCGATCGGATCGGTATATCGGGTTTTGAGGAAGAAAACCCGCCTTTCGACCCGCCTAAATCGGTTTTTGGTGGCGGAGACTCGTCTTTGTCCGTCACCGGCGTCAGGTTGGTCGGTTATCGGGTCGGCCTGAGCTGTTTAGGCGAGTGGGTCGGTTTCCGGGTTCTGATGGAAACCCCTAGTTAAGtggttattttgtaaaatagtaatatttgATTGATCGCAATTTTGTATATTCCATTTACTATAGAAGTTCCCAAGGAATTCATTAGAGGAATGTTTCcaataaaaattgtttgttcTTGCATATCTATATCGTTTTTCCAAATTAATCCCGCGGATACATATAATTCAGAAGAATATGTGAGCGATTCATATACAACATCTCTTTCCTTTATCACCGGTTCTGCCAATTGATATGtttccacaaataattgaaattcaatttcttGATTTATATCTTCCATTTTTAGAAACTTATAAAGTTATTCTGTTAAGCCCTGATCAATGAACCTACGAAACCCTTTAAATTGCATTTGATTAAACCCAGGTATTGTATACATTCCCTCATTTCTACCCCCAAgcattttaatttccttttttctatatatatatatatatatatataaaaccattCATTGTTTGCTCATCCTTCATCGAATCATATGGATTGATCTAGCAATGATctaattttgtaaaatagtaattttattaACTGGagtgactatttttttttttactaaagaCAAGATGAGCCATGttgatttcaaaacaaaaagtgTCATGGTGATGTTTTTATGAAGTGTTTTCTTAAGATGGCCTAAAATCATTAGCGAGATAGCCATTTAGCATTACCTTACCTATATTTGAAGTATAACATAGCATCAACCTTACCTATACTTGAAGTATAACATGTGCATTTGGTGCTTCTCGCCCGGAAGGTTAACGCCAACGCCAACAGTTGAGGGGCCCATTGCCTTTACTCACTCTCACTCACATGTATTACCCTTACTCACAAATCTCCCGAAGCTCACTCATGAACTCTCAATCATGAAGCTTAGATCTCACATGGAAGGGGTTAGAGCTATGGCCTCTTTGGTGAAGAAAATGATGATGGTTTGGAGGAGGTATGTTAAGATTATGGTTAGTATTGAGATGCAGAAATTGGATGAATCTCTCTTGGAGATGCAAAGGATGAGTAAGAGAATTAGGCTCTTGAGAGCCCAGAAGCGCAAAGAATTTCTTCGCATGGCAATGTCAAAGATTTTTACCCATCAGACTGGGAATTATCTGATGAGTAAAAAAGGAAATCTTTCTTGCCATTGATGttaaaatttcttcaaattcttcatcgAGAATCGTGATGGATAGGCTGAAAGTATTGGAAGGCCACCTTTCCATTTGCAATATCTAAAATTTGTAATGCCGCCTTACTACTGGGAGAAGTTCATTTATATGTTGAATCATTCTATTGGACAGAAGACACACCCCCTACTCCAGAATGAAGATGGTGGTAAAAATGATTAGATGTGCACATTCGCAAGATGAGGCTTCTCTTTTTGAGTTAAATGGATGATTTTGGGTTGATGAACTGGAttcatcttctcttttttgAGGTAAAGATGAACTAgtgttcaatcttttttttttttttttttggggttaaatgAATGTTAAGGATAGAGATAATCTGCAGATTCGCAAGAATGAatgttaagaacaaaaatgtttcttttattgagaaaaaagaatttttttagtcAAGATCTTCATTTTTTGTAAGTCATCTCTTACTTGAAGAGAATTGGTATGTCTACCAATtatcataagtttttttttttttttggtcatctTAAAATAAGGCTcctaaaagaaaatgaagtaaAAAATATGTTATATTTTCGTAAGACCTCTATATCTATTTGCATTTTATGCACTTGGCTAAAAATGGGAAATATATAAGTTTAGTCATTTTAGGAAACTAGTCACTTATCGCAATTCTACGTTATTAAAATCGATATGTTTATGTTGGGTGATGGTcacaagactttttttttttttgggtttttggtgggAAAGGATGAATGCAGTTGTAAACAGTCGTTATGTACACCATAATATGGACAAGATATTCaagcattgttttttttttttttttttttctaagttgtTTGCAAATGACACCTGCTCCATAGTGATTATTGTTTATCATTAGGCCaagacactaattgatttttgacGTATGTAGAGTTCAAaccaaatttcttatttgattataagaaattttatcagttgagttaactgaaaaCTATTTGTTAAGTAAtcatacatatttttaaaaattggattGTTCAATTATTAGACTCAATCTTTTTGTCTCCTTAATCGTTTGAATTCTAGGTGGGTTCTAATTAGCTTCATTGGTAAAGTTTAATGACAATTGTAAGCTAAAAAAATTGAGAGCTTATTATGAGATGATATTAATCTATTGAGGATTGATTAATGATCATTATTAGTAAAACTAGTAGCAAACCCACGCGATGCGtgtgaataaataattattttgtattgtaatataatgcataatttttctctaaatttttttaaagataatttgcTCTCccttaaaattaaacaatttctattcGGTTCAATTAAGTCTACTTctgtccaatttggtccactcGATCAATTTAGGTCCCCCTTTAgccttaaattgattctttttttaggttttcttttcaattttagctcaaaaattcatttttttcccctcaattttatggttgaaaagtatgaaattttattatatttgggctACAATCTTTATTTTgagctaaaaaatataaataaaatactaaaatagacattagaaattagaaatatgaaccctacaaatgaaataaaaatgataaatattcaaaagtcttAGTTG
This genomic stretch from Quercus robur chromosome 4, dhQueRobu3.1, whole genome shotgun sequence harbors:
- the LOC126722517 gene encoding uncharacterized protein LOC126722517, with the translated sequence MLVNREKEKRQKYLRPMKVIKVVHIASPMKVKTSASKFRDLVQELTGQDSDTARYMEVNGGDNQGSFTFSDQQLGVDINDGVSNKLPLSNSCGEFLPYSESYFKPFNEHLQFDVLGSLGPI